One segment of Brassica napus cultivar Da-Ae chromosome C3, Da-Ae, whole genome shotgun sequence DNA contains the following:
- the LOC106361962 gene encoding F-box/LRR-repeat protein At5g02910-like translates to MSDDCPEIDGVTAAVEKHSHRKIKRARDSINGVDSISSLPDAILQQIFSQIPTKYAIRTSGLSKRWRHVWSQTPSLDIDCYRYEPDSVYETLARRYSSPKITSFRLSISTTEAKPKQIDSLIEFAVSRSTEKLSLEFRHAYAVAYRFPEVFFTSCSLKQLFVESGTIDTIPGHNTVSWRSLKTLSLRGCVLSDEACAKILSGSPLLECLTLFCYKLERLDLSECLMLKRLDVQCWEQMTHSDESRCDLADVSSLTEANVNINCSRRLGFLYDDFGDPETGLADSLQVLILRTLEKLQNVEKLTLCGALCLQILSLAIVCGVPFPMFKKMEALTLETAIYPSIVPGVAKLLQNSPRLEKIKLDTVDCKMLEETRLTNYLYWKGLETRGCWKPKDLDCPSLSEPGLMSSVMKFLMKTSGDAWYKVGSYTFSLNKNSELSFVTDLTQDCFFR, encoded by the exons ATGTCGGACGATTGCCCAGAGATAGACGGCGTTACAGCCGCCGTAGAAAAGCACAGCCACCGCAAAATCAAACGAGCTAGAGATTCAATCAACGGTGTGGATTCCATCAGCTCTCTACCCGACGCGATCCTTCAacaaatcttctctcaaattCCGACAAAGTACGCAATCAGAACCTCTGGTTTGTCCAAACGATGGAGGCACGTATGGTCCCAAACACCATCTCTCGACATCGATTGCTACAGATACGAACCCGATTCGGTCTACGAAACCTTAGCTAGAAGATACTCATCTCCCAAAATCACGAGCTTTCGTCTCTCTATCAGCACCACCGAGGCTAAACCTAAACAGATCGACAGCTTGATCGAGTTCGCCGTGTCTCGCAGCACGGAGAAGCTGTCTCTAGAGTTCCGTCATGCTTACGCTGTGGCTTACCGTTTCCCCGAGGTCTTCTTCACCAGCTGCTCTTTAAAACAGCTCTTTGTCGAGTCGGGAACTATCGATACGATTCCTGGACACAACACCGTGTCTTGGAGATCTTTAAAGACATTATCTTTGAGAGGCTGTGTGCTTTCTGATGAGGCATGCGCCAAGATCTTGTCTGGCTCTCCGCTTCTCGAATGCTTGACGTTGTTTTGTTATAAACTCGAGCGTCTTGATCTGAGCGAGTGTCTGATGTTAAAGAGGTTGGATGTTCAATGCTGGGAACAGATGACTCACAGTGATGAGTCGCGATGTGACTTAGCGGACGTCTCTTCTTTAACGGAAGCTAACGTGAACATCAACTGTTCCAGGCGTCTTGGTTTCTTGTATGATGACTTTGGCGATCCGGAGACTGGTTTAGCTGATTCGCTTCAAGTGTTGATCCTCCGGACGCTTGAGAAGTTGCAGAACGTGGAGAAACTTACTTTGTGTGGGGCTTTATGTCTTCAG ATCTTGTCTCTTGCCATCGTCTGTGGTGTTCCTTTTCCGATGTTCAAGAAGATGGAAGCTTTGACTCTTGAAACGGCTATCTATCCTTCTATTGTTCCTGGTGTAGCAAAGCTGCTACAAAACTCGCCAAGATTAGAGAAGATCAAACTAGACACAGTTGACTGCAAAATGTTAGag GAGACTCGTCTTACCAACTACTTGTATTGGAAAGGCTTGGAGACGCGTGGATGTTGGAAACCAAAAGATTTGGACTGTCCGAGTTTGTCTGAACCAGGACTCATGAGTTCTGTCATGAAGTTTCTGATGAAAACAAGTGGAGACGCTTGGTATAAGGTTGGGAGTTACACTTTCTCACTAAACAAAAACTCTGAGTTGTCCTTTGTCACTGACTTGACTCAAGACTGTTTCTTTCGTTGA